From the genome of bacterium, one region includes:
- the rodA gene encoding rod shape-determining protein RodA codes for MSRGKFSDLWLLVAILVLLAVGLLANFSTSIADGSGLYQKQFFWIGIGSAIALAILSVPLRFFEMLSYIFYGVSIVSLLLVLAVGSTHKGATSWFVFGSVQLQPSEFAKVATLLAVARLLAEHPRDLDRFWLFAVACIMTVVPMALILVQPDLGTALIFPVMLFVLLTWAGVAPQYILLMFMPVAAVLTVWSMPLHIIVLLLLVAIAYVSIRRLPWVAALTGLYLFFGTLTPKLWSKLEPHQQRRITTFLDPEADPLGAAYQLIQSKIAVGSGGLLGKGFLNGTQTQLQFLPEGHNDFIFSAFAEEWGFVGAVIVVVAFLVFYYRGIAIASKCHSSFHSLVAIGVVGTIIFQALTNLLMTVGLLPVTGLPLPLVSYGGSSMLVTLAMVGLLFSAALRWREY; via the coding sequence ATGAGCCGCGGGAAATTCTCCGACCTCTGGCTGCTCGTCGCCATCCTCGTGTTGCTCGCCGTCGGCCTGTTAGCTAATTTCTCAACGAGTATCGCCGACGGATCCGGCCTCTACCAGAAACAGTTCTTCTGGATCGGCATCGGCTCCGCGATTGCTTTGGCGATCCTGTCCGTGCCGCTGCGCTTCTTCGAGATGCTCTCCTACATCTTTTACGGCGTCTCGATCGTCAGCCTCCTCTTGGTCCTTGCCGTCGGCTCGACGCACAAGGGCGCGACCAGTTGGTTCGTCTTCGGCTCCGTGCAATTGCAACCCTCCGAATTCGCCAAAGTCGCCACGCTGCTCGCCGTCGCCAGATTGCTCGCCGAGCATCCTCGCGATTTAGATCGCTTCTGGCTGTTCGCCGTCGCCTGTATCATGACCGTCGTGCCCATGGCCTTGATTCTCGTCCAGCCCGACCTTGGCACGGCCTTGATTTTTCCCGTTATGCTCTTTGTCCTGCTGACATGGGCAGGTGTCGCGCCGCAATACATCCTCCTGATGTTTATGCCGGTCGCCGCCGTGCTGACGGTCTGGAGCATGCCGCTGCATATCATTGTCTTGCTGCTTCTGGTCGCCATTGCCTACGTCTCCATCCGCCGCCTGCCGTGGGTTGCCGCGCTGACCGGACTCTACCTGTTCTTTGGCACGTTGACCCCTAAGCTCTGGAGCAAACTCGAACCGCATCAGCAGCGCCGCATCACGACCTTCCTTGATCCCGAGGCTGATCCGCTCGGCGCAGCGTATCAGTTGATTCAATCAAAAATCGCCGTCGGCTCCGGCGGCTTGCTCGGCAAAGGTTTCCTGAACGGCACCCAGACGCAGTTGCAATTCCTGCCCGAGGGCCACAACGACTTCATCTTCTCGGCCTTCGCCGAAGAGTGGGGTTTCGTCGGCGCCGTCATCGTCGTCGTCGCGTTTCTCGTCTTCTACTATCGCGGTATCGCCATCGCGTCCAAGTGCCACTCGAGCTTCCATTCGCTCGTCGCAATCGGAGTCGTCGGCACCATCATCTTTCAGGCCCTGACCAATCTCCTGATGACCGTCGGGCTTCTGCCCGTCACCGGTTTGCCCTTGCCGCTGGTCAGCTATGGCGGAAGTTCAATGTTGGTGACGCTCGCCATGGTCGGCCTGCTCTTTAGCGCGGCATTGCGGTGGCGCGAGTACTAA